The DNA segment ACTGGGTGTAGGCAATCTGATGGCGTCGGCATACCTCGCTTATCGTGGCCCCCGACCCCCTCCCCTCCTCCACTACCCTCAGCTTCTCTTCAGCACTCATGTGCCTACCTTGACTTCTCTCCACAGTATTACTCCCTCCTATCGATCATTATACTTCCCCAGGAGGGCCTAACATTTTTCCTCAAAGCTGATTGTCCGACTTCCATTGAAGCACAACATAAGACCTTTACCTGGCAACAAGTTCATCAAGGTAAGTTCAGACCATCCAGGATACAATCGTCTCAATGACTGGTGGAATACGAACTGCCAAGGATAGCCTCTGACGGTCGGGTTAGGAAACCCGACCGTCAGATTCACTAAGCCTGTCAAGCTCCAGCTCCAGGATGCGGATGACTTTCAACCCAGGCTTAGCATATCAAGGAGCGGCTGGATGCAAGGCACTTCCTTGCCCACCGTGGAAGAGATCACCTCATCGACACTGGAGAATTCCGCGAGTGTCTTGACATTGCAGAACGTGGGGAAAGGCACGTCTAGCTCGTCTTTTCTACGCTTCTCCAGGACCTCCTGAGGCGTGATCCACAGGCTATCGGTGGTCTCCAACGCATCGAACAGAGCCTCTTGACCCGGCGGGGCCGCAGCCACAAAGAAGCGGGTGTCGAACCGGATGGGGACGATCTCCGGTGTAATCCAGTGAGCGAAATAGAATAGTCTGTCGGCAGCCAGCGTTACTCCCTCACTCCGCACCATGGCAGCAAAGGACGAAGGGTCTTTCTGCACTTGCTGGCGGTACTGGCTGAACCGCGTCTTCTCATCCTCGTTGATAGCCATCAAATCCGGCGATTCTCTGTAGGCCAGCAGTATCCCCGCTTCCTCGAAGGCCTCGCGGATAGCGGTG comes from the Chloroflexota bacterium genome and includes:
- a CDS encoding transposase, which translates into the protein MERSQGRHMSAEEKLRVVEEGRGSGATISEVCRRHQIAYTQ
- a CDS encoding NUDIX hydrolase, producing the protein MEEEPQAVAVPRDAATLILMRNGGWAGHRLEILMLRRHSKSAFLPGAYVFPGGRVEVADCGRDAEGLCHGITPQQAQIIIDGATPPERALGFFVTAIREAFEEAGILLAYRESPDLMAINEDEKTRFSQYRQQVQKDPSSFAAMVRSEGVTLAADRLFYFAHWITPEIVPIRFDTRFFVAAAPPGQEALFDALETTDSLWITPQEVLEKRRKDELDVPFPTFCNVKTLAEFSSVDEVISSTVGKEVPCIQPLLDMLSLG